In one window of Methanolobus mangrovi DNA:
- the nrdD gene encoding anaerobic ribonucleoside-triphosphate reductase, which yields MEVGSHKTIDRLDFRDPTELVDDALLNNSWLLKENSNTRLSPSVIDLHIAAQIKKQYALEKLYSKESSWAHKEGLIHIHDLHSPFTPYCNGIDARIFLKDGLRFPDTVSLPAKRFESALYHAMSFMVHSQQFFAGAQAIDMLNWMLAPHLHFDDISEEQLRQIVQGFMFQMNQSNRIGAQSAFTNIGLRITCPPLIADQKAIFAGKELEDSYSFFEEEARTIYKVMMDVAGNGDGQGSPFTFPLITTAITKDLDFNDPLWKLTMQATASTGAPYFLNLKADYLADETVHAMCCRLFAKHTGGIWNAGGMGNGSNKVVSINLPGVSLRARDMDEFFEELDNVMDISKQALLDGNRIIEKALYEWKILPWLLMVTDDGIPYYEFEKRHLTFGVVGLNECLMNLTGETLPEQQGTGLQIISHMADRIQQYSREDEIDYTLEQTPAESTAYRFAMIDHMKFKEGANVQGTDDAPYYTNSTHVPYKSNISLVNRIKTESVFHPYFTGGTICHIWMGESTPDPGGLSEFIDMISQTELAYFCFSPDFSICINGHSSKGLQESCPQCQGEIVDHISRVTGYYGHVNNWNPGKIKEYEERHRYRMDCRQKDK from the coding sequence ATGGAAGTGGGGAGCCATAAAACAATTGACAGGCTTGACTTCAGGGACCCGACTGAGCTTGTAGACGATGCCCTCCTGAACAATAGCTGGCTGCTTAAAGAGAACTCGAACACACGCCTGAGTCCGTCTGTGATAGATCTGCATATTGCAGCACAGATAAAGAAACAGTATGCTCTTGAGAAACTTTACTCAAAGGAAAGTTCATGGGCTCATAAAGAAGGACTTATCCACATCCATGATCTGCACAGTCCATTCACGCCTTACTGCAATGGAATAGACGCCAGGATATTCCTGAAAGACGGACTGAGATTCCCGGATACGGTCAGCCTCCCTGCAAAACGTTTTGAATCTGCCCTTTACCATGCGATGTCCTTCATGGTACACTCACAACAGTTCTTTGCAGGAGCACAGGCAATTGATATGCTCAACTGGATGCTTGCCCCTCATCTTCATTTTGATGATATTAGTGAAGAACAGCTCAGGCAGATAGTTCAGGGATTCATGTTTCAGATGAACCAGTCCAATCGTATAGGTGCACAGAGTGCATTTACAAATATAGGCCTTCGGATAACATGCCCCCCCCTTATTGCAGACCAGAAAGCCATCTTTGCAGGAAAGGAGCTTGAGGATAGTTACAGCTTTTTTGAGGAGGAAGCAAGGACTATCTATAAAGTGATGATGGATGTTGCAGGAAACGGAGACGGGCAGGGCAGTCCATTCACCTTTCCACTGATAACCACAGCAATAACAAAAGACCTGGACTTCAATGACCCATTGTGGAAGCTGACCATGCAGGCAACTGCCTCCACCGGAGCACCATATTTTCTGAACCTCAAAGCCGATTACCTTGCTGATGAGACAGTACATGCAATGTGCTGTCGTCTTTTTGCAAAACATACCGGAGGAATCTGGAATGCAGGCGGCATGGGCAACGGATCGAACAAGGTAGTTTCCATTAACCTTCCCGGCGTTTCACTTCGAGCCAGGGACATGGATGAGTTCTTTGAAGAGCTTGACAATGTGATGGATATCAGCAAACAGGCACTGCTTGATGGCAACCGGATAATTGAAAAAGCACTCTATGAATGGAAAATACTTCCCTGGCTGTTGATGGTTACAGATGACGGAATACCCTATTACGAGTTTGAAAAACGCCACCTGACATTCGGAGTCGTTGGACTTAACGAATGCCTCATGAACCTAACAGGCGAGACACTTCCTGAGCAGCAGGGAACGGGACTTCAGATAATAAGCCATATGGCAGACAGGATACAACAATATTCCAGAGAAGATGAGATCGATTATACACTGGAACAGACACCTGCAGAGAGTACAGCTTACCGTTTTGCCATGATAGACCATATGAAGTTCAAAGAAGGAGCAAACGTTCAGGGAACCGATGATGCACCTTACTACACAAACTCTACCCATGTACCTTACAAGAGCAACATATCCCTTGTCAACCGTATAAAAACAGAATCAGTGTTCCACCCTTATTTCACAGGCGGAACCATTTGCCACATATGGATGGGAGAAAGTACCCCGGACCCGGGCGGACTTTCTGAATTCATCGACATGATCTCACAGACAGAACTTGCATATTTCTGTTTTTCACCGGACTTCTCAATATGCATAAACGGACACAGTTCAAAAGGACTCCAGGAAAGCTGCCCGCAATGTCAGGGCGAGATCGTTGACCATATCTCCAGAGTCACAGGGTACTACGGACATGTAAACAACTGGAATCCGGGGAAGATAAAGGAGTACGAAGAGCGGCACAGGTACAGAATGGATTGCAGGCAGAAAGATAAATAA
- a CDS encoding sensor histidine kinase yields MATKKETLDFSDNESDNSHTKEDSVRILGTEIPFSEIERSQFFFDLLDSFILVIDENDRIILANKKARRFFGFDEKDISNEIFSDLCIQECEKEDVLSFFSSVLSDDGAEPRILETSIMGYDRIPKTFLLNTSLLKDTISSDKALLLSCTDIQEKKDLEMELLFDTEMIFSHLDSIPYALVLSDYTGMITFWNKNASKLFGYGRDEMLGKPIGMIMPKRYRKAHEGWNEVISIGKSPVVGKIIEVTGLRKDGTEFPLELAITTTRLKGEVFHGAIINDISKRKMKERLTLIAKNKYRMMFEKSPLGIFHFDEKGVITQCNENLVKIMGVPEESVISNVIGFNIVESFDDDNSIKKAIMQVLAGIPASYEDDFCSPFSDKVIPIKAEFSPVISDEGKFMGGVCVVEDFTERKAAEKALNQYAQDLAKANEELKSLDRMKDEFLSNLRHELKTPLIPIKGYSELMYEEALGELNQKQKDAMEKVMLSSERLKRLIDSLLYVSITEGGNVEYTFLPLRISEVIDAAIHDRSPEITSKGHEIEKLIPSDIPLIEGDLDYLEEVFVNIIDNSVKFTPESGKISISVTLQDNSKIHIQISDNGIGISEKNLPHIFNRFYQADGSSTRKYGGNGLGLYICKKIIVAHKGDMWADSKEGKGTSIHILLPVK; encoded by the coding sequence ATGGCCACAAAAAAAGAAACACTCGATTTTTCGGATAACGAGAGTGATAACTCTCACACTAAAGAGGATTCGGTCCGGATACTCGGTACTGAAATACCTTTTTCTGAAATTGAGCGTTCACAGTTTTTTTTTGACCTTCTGGATTCCTTTATACTTGTAATTGATGAGAATGACCGGATAATTCTGGCAAACAAAAAGGCACGAAGGTTTTTCGGTTTCGATGAAAAAGACATCTCAAATGAAATATTTTCAGACCTATGTATTCAGGAATGTGAAAAAGAAGATGTTCTCTCATTTTTCTCATCGGTTCTATCAGATGATGGTGCCGAGCCAAGAATCCTGGAAACATCAATTATGGGGTATGACAGGATACCAAAAACCTTTCTTCTAAATACTAGCTTGTTGAAGGATACAATATCTTCGGATAAGGCACTTCTTTTATCCTGTACTGATATTCAGGAAAAAAAAGACCTTGAAATGGAGTTACTCTTCGATACTGAAATGATTTTTTCTCATCTGGATTCTATTCCTTATGCGTTGGTGCTTTCTGATTACACCGGAATGATTACTTTCTGGAACAAGAACGCCAGTAAACTCTTCGGATATGGTAGGGACGAGATGCTCGGGAAGCCCATTGGTATGATAATGCCCAAAAGATATCGTAAGGCACACGAAGGATGGAATGAGGTTATATCCATTGGTAAGTCTCCCGTAGTGGGAAAAATAATAGAAGTAACTGGTTTGCGTAAAGATGGTACGGAATTCCCTTTAGAACTGGCTATCACAACAACAAGGCTGAAGGGTGAGGTTTTCCACGGTGCTATCATCAATGATATCTCCAAAAGAAAAATGAAAGAAAGATTAACGCTCATTGCCAAGAACAAATATCGCATGATGTTTGAAAAATCCCCATTGGGTATTTTCCATTTTGATGAGAAAGGTGTCATTACCCAATGCAACGAAAACCTTGTGAAGATCATGGGCGTGCCAGAAGAAAGTGTTATCTCCAACGTTATCGGTTTCAATATCGTAGAATCATTTGATGATGATAACTCTATCAAAAAAGCCATTATGCAGGTACTTGCAGGAATTCCTGCAAGTTATGAGGATGACTTCTGCTCTCCTTTCTCCGATAAAGTAATTCCTATCAAAGCAGAATTCAGCCCGGTCATATCAGATGAGGGAAAGTTCATGGGCGGTGTATGTGTCGTTGAAGATTTCACCGAACGCAAAGCCGCAGAAAAAGCCCTGAACCAGTATGCTCAAGATCTTGCAAAGGCTAATGAGGAACTAAAGTCCCTTGACAGGATGAAAGATGAATTCCTTTCAAACCTGAGGCATGAACTAAAGACTCCACTTATCCCAATTAAAGGATACAGTGAACTGATGTATGAGGAAGCACTGGGTGAACTGAACCAAAAGCAAAAAGATGCCATGGAAAAGGTAATGCTCAGTTCTGAAAGATTGAAGAGGCTTATCGATTCTCTGCTCTACGTCAGTATAACCGAAGGTGGAAATGTTGAATACACTTTCCTTCCTCTCAGGATATCCGAGGTAATAGATGCTGCAATACATGATCGGTCTCCAGAGATTACCAGTAAAGGGCATGAAATTGAAAAGTTAATTCCTTCTGATATACCACTTATAGAAGGTGACCTGGATTATCTTGAAGAGGTATTCGTAAACATAATTGACAATTCAGTGAAGTTCACCCCGGAAAGTGGGAAAATATCAATCTCTGTCACTTTGCAGGATAACAGTAAGATACACATACAGATAAGTGATAATGGGATTGGTATTTCCGAGAAGAATCTTCCTCATATATTCAACAGATTCTATCAGGCCGATGGTTCCTCAACGCGTAAGTATGGGGGCAATGGTCTTGGTCTTTACATATGCAAAAAGATCATTGTGGCGCACAAAGGGGACATGTGGGCCGATAGCAAAGAAGGAAAAGGAACTTCCATTCACATACTTTTGCCTGTAAAATAG
- a CDS encoding MBL fold metallo-hydrolase translates to MLIQQIFTEKIAHSSYILAGDKTCAIIDPRRDIEIYLELARDLGVKITHILETHLHADFISGHIDLAQRTGATIYTPKAADCDFRSVPLAQGDSFSIEDIKLDILETPGHTPEHISYVVTDTSRGQEPVALFCGDTMFVGDVGRPDLFPGRAEELASKLYDTLHEKLLKLPDFCEIYPAHGAGSLCGRAMASKRSSTLGYEKNYNYALKINDRADFIDSLTNNMPDAPDHFSRCTDINRVGPKEVKDLTIPDALENDRFREKMKNAIILDVRSFESFGGQHIPQAYNIDRNSNFPTYAGWLLPPEKDILIVSDNYSQAFNACTQLHRVGLDRVAGYLENGMYGWVTDGLPTRHVPQISSTELHDRITAGKEMTILDVRAASEYEDFHIEGAINIPVHELRDRYSEIEHNTETILICGSGQRSSMGCSILLQKGFSNVQNVAGGMTGYAAAGYGPECPMCVLPWAPFKNK, encoded by the coding sequence ATGTTAATACAACAGATATTCACAGAAAAAATAGCACACAGCTCGTACATACTTGCAGGAGATAAAACCTGTGCGATCATCGATCCGAGACGAGACATAGAGATATATCTGGAACTTGCAAGAGACCTGGGAGTCAAGATCACACACATATTGGAAACCCATTTGCATGCAGATTTTATTTCAGGCCATATCGACCTTGCACAAAGAACCGGAGCTACAATATACACACCTAAAGCCGCAGATTGTGATTTTAGATCAGTTCCACTCGCTCAAGGAGACTCATTCTCCATAGAGGATATCAAACTGGATATTCTGGAAACACCCGGCCACACGCCAGAACATATATCGTATGTGGTCACCGACACTTCAAGAGGTCAGGAGCCAGTCGCACTTTTCTGTGGAGATACCATGTTTGTAGGCGATGTGGGAAGACCGGACCTATTCCCCGGAAGAGCAGAGGAACTTGCATCAAAGCTATACGATACTTTACATGAAAAACTGCTTAAGTTACCTGATTTCTGTGAGATATACCCTGCACACGGAGCAGGGTCACTCTGTGGAAGAGCCATGGCATCCAAAAGAAGCAGTACACTGGGTTACGAAAAGAATTACAATTATGCATTGAAAATAAATGACAGGGCAGATTTCATAGATTCACTGACAAACAATATGCCCGATGCACCTGACCATTTCAGCCGATGTACAGACATAAATCGTGTAGGACCGAAAGAAGTGAAAGATCTCACTATTCCGGATGCATTGGAAAATGACCGGTTTCGGGAAAAGATGAAGAATGCAATCATCCTTGACGTTCGCAGCTTTGAATCGTTCGGCGGACAACATATACCCCAGGCCTACAACATAGACAGAAATTCAAATTTCCCCACATACGCCGGATGGTTGTTACCACCTGAAAAAGACATACTCATAGTTTCAGACAACTATTCACAGGCATTCAATGCATGTACCCAGTTACACCGCGTAGGACTCGACAGAGTAGCAGGCTATCTCGAAAATGGAATGTATGGATGGGTAACAGATGGACTACCTACAAGACATGTTCCGCAAATATCATCAACTGAACTGCACGACAGGATAACTGCCGGGAAAGAGATGACAATATTGGATGTCAGAGCCGCGTCTGAGTATGAAGACTTCCACATAGAAGGAGCTATAAACATACCAGTACACGAATTAAGAGACCGCTATTCAGAGATCGAACATAATACTGAAACCATACTCATATGTGGGTCAGGACAAAGATCCAGTATGGGATGCAGTATCCTCCTGCAAAAAGGATTCTCCAATGTACAAAATGTAGCAGGTGGCATGACAGGATATGCTGCTGCCGGATATGGACCTGAATGCCCTATGTGTGTCCTCCCATGGGCACCCTTCAAAAATAAGTGA
- a CDS encoding Mrp/NBP35 family ATP-binding protein codes for MTQNIQSAADLLKKPEEPKLIRNMRAIKKKIMVMSGKGGVGKSTVAANLAARLAERGHKVGLLDADIHGPSIPKMFGIEDQRPTVDENGIVPISITENLSVMSVALLLEDRDAPVIWRGPAKMAAIKQFLEDVSWGKLDYLIVDLPPGTGDEPLSIAQLIEKMEGAVVVTTPQDVALVSVRKSIKFAEILKVPVIGIVENMSGIICPHCDEMIDLFGKGGVEKASTDFNVPVLGELPMDPKIAEIEDSGKVHTDINEEMLWGKSFATIVDSIEQFKK; via the coding sequence ATGACACAAAATATCCAGAGTGCAGCTGACCTTTTAAAGAAGCCAGAGGAACCAAAGCTCATCAGGAACATGAGAGCCATCAAAAAGAAGATAATGGTAATGAGTGGCAAGGGCGGAGTCGGCAAAAGCACGGTTGCAGCAAACCTGGCTGCAAGACTTGCAGAACGCGGGCATAAAGTAGGACTCCTGGATGCGGATATCCACGGCCCAAGCATTCCAAAGATGTTCGGCATTGAGGACCAGAGACCTACCGTTGATGAGAATGGCATTGTACCCATAAGCATCACAGAGAACCTTTCCGTGATGTCAGTAGCACTTCTTCTTGAGGACAGGGATGCACCTGTTATATGGAGAGGACCTGCAAAGATGGCAGCTATCAAGCAGTTCCTTGAAGACGTTTCATGGGGTAAACTGGACTACCTTATTGTAGACCTGCCACCTGGCACGGGTGATGAACCACTCAGCATTGCACAGCTGATCGAAAAGATGGAAGGAGCTGTCGTTGTGACAACCCCGCAGGATGTGGCACTTGTCAGTGTAAGGAAATCCATCAAATTTGCAGAGATACTCAAAGTACCTGTAATTGGCATTGTTGAGAACATGAGCGGTATAATCTGCCCTCACTGTGATGAGATGATAGACCTCTTCGGCAAGGGTGGCGTAGAGAAAGCATCCACAGACTTCAACGTGCCTGTTCTTGGAGAACTGCCAATGGACCCTAAAATTGCAGAGATAGAGGACAGCGGGAAAGTTCACACGGACATCAACGAAGAGATGCTCTGGGGCAAGAGTTTTGCTACAATTGTTGATTCCATAGAGCAATTTAAAAAGTAA
- a CDS encoding ATP-binding protein, with amino-acid sequence MKIAIASGKGGTGKTTVAVNLALALGNAQLLDCDVEEPNCNLFLGFDLKKQEDVIITVPEVDSHKCSLCGKCAEFCQYNAIAKLPRSIMLFPKLCHGCGGCVLVCPENAITEKKRSIGIIEKGTNEYFNTELLQGTLNIGEPMASPVIRQLQAHIDESTVAIIDSPPGTACPVITSVAEMDYCVLVTEPTPFGLNDLILAVDVVRQLGVQFGVVINRHGIGDGKVEEYCRAEKIPILMKIPDDREIAVLYSKGIPFVEQMPLWKENFRELYRYICKFISYQGGF; translated from the coding sequence ATGAAAATAGCTATCGCAAGTGGCAAGGGTGGGACCGGAAAGACGACGGTAGCCGTCAATCTTGCACTTGCCCTTGGGAATGCACAACTGCTGGATTGTGATGTGGAAGAGCCAAATTGCAATCTCTTTCTTGGATTTGATCTAAAAAAGCAGGAAGATGTCATTATAACAGTTCCTGAAGTGGATTCTCATAAGTGCTCTCTTTGCGGCAAATGTGCAGAGTTCTGCCAGTACAATGCGATAGCTAAATTGCCCCGTAGCATCATGCTGTTTCCAAAATTATGCCATGGCTGTGGTGGCTGTGTTCTTGTTTGCCCTGAAAATGCAATTACAGAGAAGAAACGGTCAATAGGTATTATTGAAAAAGGCACTAACGAGTATTTTAATACTGAACTTTTGCAAGGTACTCTTAACATTGGTGAGCCTATGGCTTCACCTGTTATCAGGCAGTTACAGGCACATATTGATGAAAGCACGGTTGCAATAATTGACTCTCCTCCGGGAACTGCATGTCCTGTCATAACATCTGTTGCAGAAATGGATTACTGTGTGCTTGTAACAGAGCCAACACCATTTGGTCTGAACGATCTCATCCTTGCAGTGGATGTTGTCCGGCAGCTTGGTGTGCAATTTGGGGTTGTGATAAACCGTCATGGTATTGGTGATGGTAAAGTCGAAGAATATTGTAGGGCAGAAAAGATACCTATTCTGATGAAAATCCCCGATGACCGGGAAATAGCTGTCCTTTACTCAAAAGGAATTCCTTTTGTGGAGCAGATGCCTCTTTGGAAAGAGAATTTCCGGGAGCTCTACCGGTATATATGCAAATTCATTTCCTATCAGGGTGGTTTCTGA
- a CDS encoding ATP-binding protein, with product MVKQLTVISGKGGTGKTTITSSFAALAENVVIADCDVDAADMHLVLHPDTFETNDFYGLKVASINKNMCVGCGNCATSCRFEAIGRYNVIDVYKCEGCAVCEYVCPVNAISMVEKKSGEYYCSHTRFGPLVHAKLGIGEEASGKLVSDVRRRASELASEAGSDMILIDGPPGTGCAVIAAITGTDLVLAVTEPTVSGIHDLERVIGVAQHFRIPVVVCINKYDINVELSHTISAYCKNNGICVVGMLPYNRIPVDAMVEGKSVMEYKENVFSSMIRSMWFEVSGRLLK from the coding sequence ATGGTAAAACAGCTCACAGTTATCAGTGGAAAAGGCGGGACCGGTAAGACGACCATCACTTCTTCATTTGCCGCACTTGCTGAAAACGTAGTTATTGCAGATTGCGATGTTGACGCTGCGGATATGCACCTCGTTTTACATCCTGATACATTTGAAACGAATGATTTCTACGGGTTAAAGGTTGCAAGTATCAATAAAAACATGTGTGTCGGTTGTGGAAACTGCGCTACATCATGCAGGTTTGAAGCAATTGGTAGGTACAATGTAATTGATGTTTACAAATGCGAGGGCTGTGCAGTCTGTGAATACGTCTGTCCGGTAAACGCCATTAGTATGGTTGAGAAAAAGTCCGGTGAATATTATTGTTCTCATACGAGATTCGGTCCACTTGTCCATGCAAAACTTGGTATTGGGGAGGAGGCAAGCGGGAAGTTAGTCTCGGATGTAAGGCGCAGAGCATCAGAGCTTGCATCGGAAGCCGGAAGCGATATGATACTTATCGATGGTCCGCCGGGAACCGGTTGTGCTGTGATTGCTGCAATCACGGGTACAGATCTTGTTCTTGCTGTAACGGAGCCGACGGTATCGGGAATACATGATCTTGAAAGAGTTATCGGGGTGGCACAACATTTCAGGATACCTGTTGTTGTATGTATCAACAAATACGATATCAATGTGGAACTTTCACATACAATTTCTGCTTATTGCAAGAATAATGGCATATGCGTTGTTGGCATGCTTCCATACAACAGAATTCCTGTTGATGCAATGGTAGAAGGGAAATCTGTTATGGAGTATAAAGAAAATGTTTTTTCCTCGATGATCCGGTCGATGTGGTTTGAGGTTAGTGGTCGTCTATTGAAGTGA
- a CDS encoding DUF134 domain-containing protein: protein MMTCRGRPKSPRRVECSPEVLYFKPRGVPLKELETVSLAIEELEALRLADLEGLQQEEAAISMGISRRAFWQDLQNARKKVAMALIEGMAIEIVGKDPKDIG from the coding sequence ATTATGACTTGCAGAGGAAGACCAAAATCACCCAGAAGAGTTGAGTGCTCACCTGAGGTGCTATATTTTAAACCACGTGGAGTCCCACTCAAGGAGCTTGAAACAGTATCCCTTGCAATAGAAGAACTTGAGGCTCTGCGACTGGCAGACCTTGAAGGATTGCAGCAGGAAGAAGCTGCTATCAGCATGGGTATTTCAAGAAGGGCTTTCTGGCAGGATCTTCAGAATGCAAGAAAGAAAGTAGCTATGGCCCTTATTGAAGGAATGGCCATAGAGATAGTCGGCAAAGACCCGAAAGACATAGGGTAA
- a CDS encoding NifB/NifX family molybdenum-iron cluster-binding protein codes for MKICVTASDTGLEAPVDPHFGRCKYFVVVDPESMEFESIANGQGSASGGAGVQAAQQIIGEGIGVLITGSVGPNAFSLLSSEGIEMKISLAGPVIEAIKAYGSGSLETIEAANSPGKSKM; via the coding sequence ATGAAAATATGTGTGACAGCAAGTGATACTGGTCTGGAAGCACCAGTTGATCCTCATTTTGGCAGATGCAAATACTTTGTGGTAGTTGATCCTGAATCAATGGAATTTGAATCAATTGCGAACGGACAGGGTTCTGCTTCTGGTGGTGCAGGTGTCCAGGCAGCACAACAGATTATCGGTGAAGGGATAGGTGTGCTGATAACTGGCAGTGTCGGTCCTAATGCATTCTCATTGCTGTCATCTGAGGGCATAGAAATGAAGATATCATTAGCAGGTCCGGTCATTGAAGCCATCAAAGCCTATGGGTCAGGTTCACTGGAAACAATTGAAGCTGCAAACTCTCCTGGCAAGTCAAAAATGTGA
- a CDS encoding NifB/NifX family molybdenum-iron cluster-binding protein, giving the protein MKLCIPAIGQNGIEDTVGQHFGKVPYYTLYDTETKESTVIPNTSEHNGGIGLPPEIMAKEGVDVMLCGGLGRKAVVMFEQSGIEVFIGATGKVQDAINAWESSGLKKATQDNSCSGHGHDEGHDHEHCH; this is encoded by the coding sequence ATGAAATTATGTATACCAGCAATAGGGCAGAATGGAATTGAAGATACAGTTGGCCAGCACTTTGGAAAGGTACCTTACTACACATTGTATGATACCGAAACAAAGGAATCCACAGTTATTCCAAACACAAGTGAACATAACGGTGGCATAGGTTTGCCTCCTGAAATCATGGCAAAGGAAGGCGTAGATGTCATGCTCTGTGGTGGTCTTGGAAGAAAAGCTGTGGTGATGTTCGAGCAGTCAGGCATCGAGGTATTTATTGGTGCCACAGGCAAAGTTCAGGATGCGATCAATGCCTGGGAATCCTCAGGACTTAAAAAAGCTACTCAGGACAATTCATGCAGCGGGCACGGACATGATGAAGGTCATGACCACGAGCACTGCCATTAA
- a CDS encoding prenyltransferase/squalene oxidase repeat-containing protein, producing MDFKSEASFKWLYSQEITKVKDLARIVQASYLWNEENNHTEELTEKLINSKTENSWNSDLRDTSRAASALTLKGIVSSGIEKWILSKQAESSWNNDVYDTTYALIALADMGSYNREGCDWLIDNYGIKWEHPGTTALIITALSKQAKLENEVIFSDFIEERARWIISQQESEAAWKTLATSNLVIQSLILTGHKDETAIPLKWILSHINSNGSWGKKGGDINTTSLSLITLWQYRE from the coding sequence ATGGATTTTAAGAGTGAAGCATCGTTCAAATGGCTTTATTCACAGGAGATAACAAAAGTAAAAGATCTTGCACGTATAGTTCAGGCAAGTTATCTCTGGAATGAGGAAAACAACCACACTGAGGAACTTACAGAGAAACTGATAAATTCGAAAACCGAGAATTCCTGGAATTCCGATCTGCGAGACACCTCACGAGCTGCTTCAGCTCTTACACTTAAAGGCATTGTGTCTTCAGGTATTGAAAAGTGGATCCTATCAAAACAAGCCGAAAGCTCCTGGAATAACGATGTTTATGACACCACATATGCATTGATAGCACTTGCTGATATGGGCTCATATAACCGTGAAGGATGTGACTGGCTCATTGATAATTATGGAATAAAGTGGGAACATCCAGGAACTACTGCCCTGATAATCACCGCCCTGTCAAAACAGGCAAAACTTGAAAATGAAGTTATCTTTAGCGATTTTATAGAGGAACGTGCCAGATGGATAATCTCACAACAAGAAAGTGAAGCTGCCTGGAAAACACTGGCCACCAGTAACCTTGTAATTCAATCACTGATCCTTACAGGACATAAAGATGAGACTGCCATTCCGCTCAAATGGATATTATCACACATTAACAGCAACGGATCATGGGGAAAAAAAGGAGGCGACATCAATACAACATCCCTGTCGCTTATCACCCTCTGGCAATATAGGGAATAA
- a CDS encoding undecaprenyl-diphosphate phosphatase, with protein MLTIFEAIVLGIVQGVAEWLPISSEGMTTLVMLNVFDKTLADALPIAIWLHTGTLLSAVVYFRTDIKEIIGEIPQYIRNRDIREKKDSVITFLLIATAITGIIGLPLILFATGMAEFSGKLATALIGGLLIITGLLQISAAKKTKKRDQPVITDSVVAGIAQGFAALPGISRSGITVSTLLLRDMEASQAIRLSFLMSIPAVLAADVGIGAMGLLSFDSYSILALFFAFAFGILTIDIFIKAAKRFDFSKFCIALGILSILAYFV; from the coding sequence ATGTTAACAATTTTTGAAGCAATAGTGCTTGGCATAGTTCAGGGAGTGGCTGAATGGTTGCCTATAAGCAGCGAAGGCATGACTACGCTCGTGATGCTAAACGTATTTGATAAAACACTTGCTGACGCATTGCCTATAGCCATATGGCTACATACGGGAACCCTGCTTTCGGCTGTTGTTTACTTCAGGACCGATATAAAAGAGATAATTGGCGAAATACCACAATACATCAGGAACAGGGACATCCGGGAGAAAAAGGACAGCGTAATAACATTCTTATTAATAGCAACCGCTATAACCGGAATAATAGGATTACCACTCATACTCTTTGCCACAGGTATGGCAGAATTCTCCGGCAAGCTTGCAACTGCCCTGATAGGAGGACTTCTTATAATCACAGGTCTGCTGCAGATATCTGCTGCAAAGAAAACAAAGAAAAGAGACCAACCTGTGATCACGGACTCTGTTGTTGCAGGAATTGCACAGGGATTTGCAGCACTCCCCGGAATCAGCAGGTCCGGCATAACCGTATCAACATTACTTCTGAGGGATATGGAAGCATCACAGGCCATCAGACTGAGTTTTCTTATGAGCATACCTGCTGTCCTTGCTGCAGACGTGGGAATCGGTGCAATGGGACTGCTAAGCTTCGACTCTTACTCAATACTTGCATTATTCTTTGCATTTGCATTTGGAATACTCACCATCGATATCTTCATCAAAGCAGCAAAAAGATTCGATTTTTCCAAATTCTGCATTGCTCTTGGAATACTCAGTATTCTGGCATATTTTGTGTGA